The Drosophila nasuta strain 15112-1781.00 chromosome 2R, ASM2355853v1, whole genome shotgun sequence genome segment TGGTGAGTTGTACACGGGCTTGGAGCGCAGATTAGAGGAGAATGGCTTTCATAAATCCTGCTTATTACGCAGTGTATGTGAAATAGCTCTGCATCCTTTAGCTGATGATCATAGCTACAGCTTCACCTTGATCGTAAAAATCATCACCTTTTTGCTAACGTAAGtagatttttattgaattaatggaaatatatacataatgaTTGTTGTATTGATTTTATAGACCCTCGCAGCATGAAGGCTTTGGGCCAAACGAAAAGTTGTATCAACATCGTTATGAACGCGCTGAGAAAATAGGTTTCATGGGCGGTGATTGTCAAAAAGCCTATCCTAAGTGTGAACTGGATGTGTTAACTatattcagtaaaatagtGAGATGAAATAAATGTGTCGTACCtagatattattattgttttatttatttgttttcatggcattgagaagcagcagcatccatCAATTAATGTTGTTTCATAAAAAACTTCAACTAAAAGTAAGCAATCAATTGATTGAAATAACTCAGGCAAAcccaaacatttttaaatatatttaatttgttgcttcttctttagtttaaaatgttaaatagactattaattatgaaattttcttTATCTATCTGTTCTCAGTTGAATCTTAAGATTATAAAAGAATCTATTGGTTagatatttgtaaataaatgtattaaacaGTAAACGGCTTTCTAGGAAGCAATGCTAGTCTCTGTCTTAACCTGAAATCCTACCATGTTAATCTGTTAAGTGGTTTGCCATGAAGTAATAAAATACTTCCATTAATTACTTGTTACAATACTACGAGTGCTTTATGATCAATGTGCATGTCATGAAGTGAAATCCAATAGAATATTCATGCAAATTTTTGCTGGCCATTAAGCTAAAATCACATACATTAGTTGGCATCAAGTTATTTACTGTATTGTCTTCAATGACCAGAAGCTAAGCTCATTAGGCGTCATGGACTTAAGCATTGATTGGTGGCACATGCGCCACAGTtaatataattgcaaattgGAAAGTCTTTAAGCACTTTATTTTAGCTGATTAGTTTGCTAATGCCGCCCAGAATGTCCACTGGACACTCGGTATATAGTTTTGCGCAATTTTCGCCCAGAAATCCCTGTTGCTCTGCCTCCTCTTAGATTTCACGATACACAGTCTCACTGGGTGCAAAGGCCTCATGCAGCGATGGCCTGAAAATGTACAAGAACGATGAGTATTTGTGCGAGTCATTCAGAAGCAATAAACGAATACTACGCCACTTACGTTAACGTAAAGGTCAACAATGCTGTTAGCATGTTCTGGTGTCCATCATCGAAGGGATGTCGGGCCAATTCGCACACACTTCGCAACAGACAGGACTCATCGATGCCGTACCGCGTCAGCATATTTTCAATGCTCTCATAGAGCTCCCCCGCCGTAAGGTCATTGGGATGCATATTCGTTAGTCCGTTAGTAGGCATATACTTCTGTGTTTCGTTCCTCAATTGACGTTTGTGGCGACGCTCGAACTCATCTGGCCAAATGGATGCCGCATAAAAGCTAGATGGCTGCGCGGGCAAATTGTAGTTCATCTGCAGTCCCCAATCCCAGAATAGTTTCCGTTGGGGTATTACCACTGGCACCGACAACGACGAGGTAACCTGCAGCACTGATGATGCTGGAAAGAACAGTGGCATTTCCCCATGACTCCCAACTATAAGCAGTAATAGCTGCAGAGCCCCGATGTAGTGCACACGTTTAAGATACATTTTGTTGTGAGAGCAACTAGAACGTCAGACAACTCGAAGCGATGACAACGAAGTGCGTTAATTAAAATCACAATATCAGTTGCTAATGAAACACATGAATG includes the following:
- the LOC132787505 gene encoding uncharacterized protein LOC132787505 — encoded protein: MYLKRVHYIGALQLLLLIVGSHGEMPLFFPASSVLQVTSSLSVPVVIPQRKLFWDWGLQMNYNLPAQPSSFYAASIWPDEFERRHKRQLRNETQKYMPTNGLTNMHPNDLTAGELYESIENMLTRYGIDESCLLRSVCELARHPFDDGHQNMLTALLTFTLTPSLHEAFAPSETVYREI